In Trachemys scripta elegans isolate TJP31775 chromosome 10, CAS_Tse_1.0, whole genome shotgun sequence, the sequence aaatcttagccttaattatgccTTCCAAAGTTCAGTCAGCCAATCATTTCTTTTAATGAAgctaaaatgattaattttataagaaaataaatataaacactcTTCAATACACCAGTATGCTTTGCCTGAAAGCAACAAAAAGCCTTTTTAGTATTTAGCATCAACAAGTCATTAAGCTATTTGATCTTCAACTCTAGTCAAAAGAGTTTTTGTACTCCCCTTTAAAAATTTTCATCCAAGTGCTACTGATATTaacttggtgattttttttttaagttaagctTGTGCCTTTACTTGATTCTTTATCGTGGGTAAAAGAAGCCTGAAAGCTTTCTATTGTAATTATCAAAAATAATGAGTTTATGAATCCCTAGTTTTGCTGGGAATGTCTTTGGGTTCTCAGGGATGTTTCTTGAGCTCTTGTGCCGTAACTGAAAGAAGCATTGAACCTTTGGCAGAGATGGCATTTCTCCCAACTGTTCATTAAGCATTAAAGTTAAATAGACATTAACTTTAAGCAGCCTGACTAAAAAATCCCTGCCATCTTCAGATGCTGAACTTTCATGGTCTAGGGACCTAGTGCAGTTTTGGCACAAATGTCACCAGGCAGGTAAGACCTGAATTTTGAATGTAAAAAGCCTTTTCAGCCTTCTTTATCCATCATAAAGCAGTGAAAGGGTACACTCCTATTGCAGATCAGCTTTAATTGAGTTCTGGAAGAGGCTACACAACAGCTCATCCACCTCCAAGACAGGAAATGAGCAGAAACCTGGAGGGCAGTTCACACATGGATACCTTTGGTCAAGGCAAGTCAAGAAGTGAACTTGCCTTTGTTACTCAATTCCACACATTACTTGCTGACACGCCACTTTAATCAAAAACCACAGAAACCCCAACAGGGAAGAGCTCAACAGAAGAAGGCATTTTCCAGCTCACACTGGAGACAAGCACTGGTCAGAGCATACCCTCCTCTGCTGGATAGCTTCACTTACCCTCTTGCTCGCCCCACCACGTCTTTCTTCTCCAGCCAGTGCTGCCCTTGTTTGTACAGCCCTCTGTCATCAACGGCATTATTGTCTCCCTTTGTCAAAAATTTGATGTCTCCATTTTGCCTTACAAAGAAAAGAGACCACAGGTCACAGATGAGCCGCACAGCTATTCCAAGCAAGTACAATGACTGCAGGGACTAAGCTATACAAACATTTCAAACACACAGGTTTGTCAGAGGTCCCAGCCAAATGGAACCCTCCCCCTTCAAAGCCCTTTTTGAAGGGCAGATTAAATATTTAGAAACATTTAAAACACAAGAGAGAGAGCGCTCCTGGCTCCACTAATTCCAACACATTGATGTTTTTTCCTAAGAGTTTCTGGATGGCACTGATGGGATTGCTTCTCTCTCAGTAATttctctcctgcttctgatcCTTTCTGCCTCCCTTTCAACCTGTAGTGTCTTCtatttccttccattttttaGAGCTCCCAAGTGATGCATATTTCCAAGTGGCAGTCCACAAAACGGTGCTATCAACTGGGCTTCGGCACATTCCAGTCACTTGTGAATGGTCCTCTGAAAGCATGTGCCAACTGGAGCTGCTCTTATGGCTTGGTTCAGCATGTCATGAGCTTCCCAATTTGCAAGCCTACCATCAAATCAATCACCTGCAGGAAAGCATGTGGAAGCTCTTCATTGTGTGCACTCCCTCCACCACACTCGGACCTACTGGTGCGCTGACACTGTCTGCAGCCAAGAAGAAGAAAGTCCAAGAGGAACGCAGAGCCAGCTGCATTCGAGTAGCAGCAGGAGCGTCCTTAAAGTGTCCTAGGTACGGACAGCCTTGTCATAGGTACAGTACATGAAGGCTGCCTCAGAGAGCTTATTGTTGTAATTCAGCAACACGTGAGAATGTCAAAATAGGAGTGTTACAGTGCAGGTCTGCTCTCAAAAAGGATCATGCAACGATGGCTTCTTCTCGCAGTGCAGATCTGAACCCTGGAGAAACTAGCTATCAGAATACGCAGCTGACCTGAGTGCTAAACATAAGTTGCCACAGCTTCTCATCCTTATTAGCCCTGCAGAGTCACCAAGCTCTGGGAGAGGGAACTGGATTCTAGCCTGTCACACAAAGTGATAGAACTGTTAAGTTAATTTTGACAGCAGAATCTTTACCTCTGGAGGTAGAGAATGAATCCAGTTTAGTTCTTAGTCCAGAAGGACTTTGTAGGGCTGATGGGTAGAACACACTTTCCTTTGTAAACAAAGGAGATTTGATCTGGAGTCAGAGAAAGATAAGAATCTGCgcatttttggttttcaataGGCTACAGAGTCTCATACTGACAGCCCATTACTACACAATGGAAATTGTAAATCAGGAAGCTAGAAATTTTGGCCACTGGGTATAGAACAGCTGGGACTTTTGGTATCTAGGGAGAAACAGGAGGCAGCTTAACTCTAGGGTAAATACTCGAACTCGCTGCTGGTGACGACAAATGTCAAAAATTAAATGGttatctttaggtttcagagttaacacccattgaaatgaatgtggCTGGTTAGACCTCAGACCCATTGCTTCAGGCTGTCTGCTCTGCTTCACACTGCTCATGGCTTTAAAGGTTCTCTTTACAAACATGAGGActagattttatttctaaatgtaaCTTGAGATTCTGGGAAAGGGAGAGGATTCCACAGAATGCAAAGCACAAGGCCTTGCCTACAGTCCATCCATGGCCATCTCAACGCTCAGCAACAGCTGAACACATTCATatcattctttaaaaaatgtttaactcTGAAGTGAAGTCAAGGATGGGAAGtttgggaaggaagaggaaagttTAGTAAAGAATCCACATCTCAGCCACACCTGCACTCGTTGCATGCAGGAGGAGACTGGAGGTCcaagtgcagttctactctgagaAGAGACTAAAAATATCACAGTGTGTTTCCTTTATTGATCAAgatttttgtataaataaatcAATAGAAAAAGACTGGTTCTATTAACTAGCAGATCTGGAACTCACCCTGAGAGGAGAGTTAAGCGGGGCTGCACAAGGAGAGCAGCTGGCTGAAACTGAAGTCTGGCAAGACAGATCATGCTGGTGGGGAAGGAAGCACTTTTTAGAACTCATCACGACTAACATCACCCCCACCATTGAGGCATCCTACCCTCCAGATGTCGAGATGATTTACAACGTTGGGGTCATTCTACATTCTACTGTTTCTAGGTACCAACATAGCTGTAGCTATTAGAATTGCATTGAGGCTGAAGGTGGAAAGCCACCCTATCTATCAAAGGGATTTGGCCACAGTAATGCTCACACATGTGACCTCCATACTCCATTACTACAATTCACTGTATCTAGGAATGACTCCATCAGTCCTGATAAAACTCCAGGTTATTCAGGATGCAGCACCACCACCTACTGGGAGCCCATCACCTCTAGAAACCACTCTCTGCCTTGGCTCTCCATGGAATATAGGATCCAATTTAAGAGCTTATTCTCAAATCCCTCCACAGGACTGGCCCAAGTtatctgaggaactgcccccATGTgtgaccaccaccaccagccaCTGGAAACATGGAAGAGGGAGTCTCATGAACACAGGATGGCGTTTTCTTGGAAGCTGGCCCAGAACTGCAGAACTTGCTCAAGGAACAAATCAGAATGACCATCTCCCCCACTCCAGAACAAAATGCAAGACTCACGCTGGCTCAAGGTTTACAGAGAAGGAATGATATACAGTCCAGGTAATCAGGCCTTCCAAAGGTAGATTTACTCTGTCCCAGAATGAGAACAAGAGAACTGGCATATTAAAAACCAACACGTTTTAAGTTAACACACTACATATATTTAAAGGATCTCAAAACTTTAAATATATAGAAGTCACttcactcaccactgaaatgcaatcaCCTCTGGGGCAGAACAGAGGAGCTACATAACAGAGAATATGAACACTACCCAGCAGTATGGGACAGGAAATGAACAGTACTGTATTCCAGTAATGTTGCAGAAGAAGTTAAGGGAGGCAGAATTGCCCATAGTTGGGGTCAGGACTCCAGGATTAGCCTTCAATTTATGAAAAATGGCAAGAGATCTTTAGCACAAGTAATCAGAACCTGACTGTAATTCATCTGCATGAAGACCCTTCCAGCAGCACGCTATTTCCTGGCACTCTGGTAGGACACCGGGTCAGTGTTGAGGTAAGAGCCTTCAcagcacttcctgcagcacccggGCTTTCCTTGATGTCTCCCATCCACTTACCAACCAGAATATTTTGTGAGATAAGCACAGCCCAAGGTGACACAGCTACAGACATTTGCAATACAATCATCACCCAGACGCTATACGTACTTTTCATGAATTTTCAAGACTCGATGAACTATTGGAATTTCTCTTCCTTCTATCCTAAAGACCACGATTTCTCCCACCCTGATGGGATCTTCAATTCGGTTGGTTAAGAACAGAAGATCTCCTCTGTGAAAAGCAGGTTCCATGCTGCCACTGTAAGACAAGGAAAATAGCAGTTATGAAACAAGGACATTTGAAAAACTAGAATCAGTGTTTGAAATCTATATGGTTTCAAGTAAACCCCAAATGTCCTCCCTTAGGAAAACAATCGAaatactgaaatcactgagatgcTTTGAGTAATCCCATAGCTGTAAGACAATCAAGACAAATATATACAGAGGATAATTAAATTACATGCCCTCTCCCCCACTtgcctttcctttctttctattCTCTTGAGActttctcccttcctttccctacAAAACATACAGCttcaccccaaaaaaacaaaatgttaatatGAATCATTACAAACATACATACACCATGTTAAGGTcatgtttaaataattttggaaaaaaagggAATGTTAATGATAAAACAAGATGTGATCAATATACAATATGTTGCTTAACACAGTTAATCTGGTATGAAGATATGCACCTATATATCAAGACAATGTAATTGTAATGTCTTATTGCTCATCACCCAAAGTATCCATAAAGTCTACCCCCTCGCTCCCCCCGCAAAACTAAGAGTCCCTGAGGAAAATAGTTGAAGCCAAGACACTTCAGTTTCACCCACACTATGCTTTGATTTCCCACCACTGCACTGCCACTGGTGCAGTTCTACTAGAGATAAAGCACAGGCAGCCATCAGTGTTACTACCACCATGCCAATCAGGCAAGGCTCTCTGGTATCCAGACTTACTCTCAGTGGCAAAGAGGCTGGTGGCCACCAGCAACTTGTTTCTCCCCACTGCTAGAGCTGCACCAGGACTACTGCAACGGTGGGAAGTTTTAGGCCACGTCTATGCTACAGACTTCAGCTGACGCAAGCTTTGTCTGCATGCATATCGCTTTGGTGTGGGCATACTTGGCTGCTTCCATTGACGCTACACATATTCACCCAGAGAACTTGTGTGATGTAAAGTGCAGTGCACCACAAGTATGCATTCAGTGTGCCATCTGCTGCAATGCCTTTTGGGGAATTTTTGCAATGTGTTGTGGGATAGTAATGACTCACCCAAGGATCTGCAGGAGCTAGGGGTCAAGTTTtcagcatgcaactttctccatcccataatgtcatccaTATCCCACAATTTccccacctttttaaaaaatcccactctGACAGAAGCACAGAGCTTTGCACTGTTCTCACAAATGTTGAGAACACAAGACGCATGATTCTCCTGTACTTGCAGCCCCACAGAAAGTACAGCAACAATGGTGGACATGAGGATTTCTTTGAGAACAGTTTGCTGAGCAACATTGTAAAGAAcagttcaaggttgttggtggcattcatggagcagcggCAGATGGTGGAGAGCAGCTTTTGGGCCCCcaaaatgagcactgactggtgggagcACATCTTAATGCAGCTATGGGACAATGAGCattggctgcagaactttttggtatgcaaggccacattcctgggtCCGTGTGCCGAGCTCATCCCAGCGCTCCAGTGCATGGACaacagaatgagagctgcattgacaatAGAGAAGCGAGTGGAAGTTTGCAATGttggattgctactggtcagtgggaaatcattttggagttgggaaatctgGTGTGAGCTGTTGGTGATGCAAGTATGCAGGGCTATTAATAGTcttctgctatgcaggactgtgactctcagcactGTGGATGGATCTGCAGCAACGGGATTCCTAAACTGCACTGGGGCGGCAGATGGCATGCACATCCCTGTTTTGGTGTCAGCTCGTCttgtacatcaacagaaagggctacttttctatgattaTGCCAGTGCTGGTGTATCATCAGGGATGCTTCATAGATATCAATTTGGGCTGGTCAGAGAAGGTGCATGATTGCTCCCATCTTGACGAAAACAGGACTTTTGCAAAAACTGCAACCAAGGATATTCTCTCCTGACCCCTGGATTACCATTGGCACTACTGAAATACCAACAGTGATTCTGAGgaacccagcctatcccttgctccaCTGGCCCATGAAGCCTTACACTGGGCAGGTGGACAGCACCGAGGAAAGATCCAACTCTCAGCAGATGCAGAAAGACAACTGAAGGGGCGCTGGTGGTGTTTACTCAACagattgggatatttttctcatggaaaacccatgattatagctgcctgttgtgttcTGCACAGTATCGGTCAGGCAAAGGAGGAAAAGAAGCTTCCATCGGAGTGGAGGGCAGGCTGTCTGCTGACTCTGAAGAGCCCAAACAATATGGAGCTATGCGActgagggaggctttgaaaattCATTTTAGTCATCAGTTACAGCAGTGTTTTGTGTGGAAGTGTTCTCTGGGCCTGGAACTTTGGGTGCCTCAAAGAATTGCATAATGCTTTCTGTACGTTTATAACTATGACTGTTCATTTTACTGAAGCTGTGAGTTCTATGGTGCTTGGTTTGCATTTACAAGTATTGTTTGCTTTGACTACCACTATGCATTCTGCATTTGTGAACTAAGTTAATTTGGTTCtccaaaaacaaaactttgaatGGGAATAAATAGTGCAGAAAATCAATGTGCAAAAACACCCCACAGGCAATGTTATACAGATTTTTAACATAACTTAATGgggtgaaaatttaaaattagaaaCTAAGTAAACACACGTCCACTTGAGTGCACAAACGTAGTTCATCGTGGGCCCACACACACCAGCCGTTCTTGCAGGTCAGTATGTGAGGCTGTGGTCTTCCTTGTTGTCTCCCAGGGTGGAGTGGTAGGCATAGGCAATGGTAGGCATGTGCCCTCATGATGCCATGGGTATGTTGGAAAGGTGTAGGGAGCAGCAGCAATCATGGAGTTCTCCAAGGACTGCAAAGGGTGGAGTGTCCAGGAATTATGGACCAGTAGCCTTTGTGTTTGCTACGTGAGAAAACCCATAACGTTCTGGAGTATTTTCCTGCTCCTTGTCTTGCTGGGACTCTTGGGCCTTCCTACTATCTCCTGTCCTTTTCCACGCTGTCATTCATATTGGCCCTCCAAGCCTTTTCTTCCTGGTCTGATGCAACACTGGCTTGTAGGATTTCACTGGACATGTCCTCTATAGTCCTCTTCCTTCACCTCCTCCTCAGGGTCAGGCATTCTGAGGGTGTGGAGGGGACACCCTTCAAGGCTGCCATGACAGAAGCTACTGATAAAAAACAGATGTGACATCAAATTTACAGACACATCCATTATTCACATAAGCCCTGAAGAAATGCTTATTAACATTTCAGCATTGGATCGCCTTGGTACAGCACcactctctggccccagccacagTAAATATTATCACCAGGTTTGGGAGAAGAATCTTCTGTTGTATGAAGatatagggctggtctacactgggggggggaaatcgatctaagatacgcaacttcagctacatgaataacgtagctgaagtcgaagtatcttagatcgacttacctggggtccacacggcgcaggatcgatggccgcggctcccctgtcgactccactaccgccgctcgctccggtggagttccggagtcatcggggagcacgttcgggaattgatatatcgcgtcttaacgaaacgcgatatatcaatccctgaTAAATTGATCGCTAtctgccgatacggcgggtagtgaagaagTACCCATAGAAGTTCATTCCCTATTCCATGGATATGAgtatagtgcaggggttctcaaacttcattgcaccgcaacccccttctgacaacaaaaattattacattgaccccaggaggggggaccgaagcctgagcctgcccaagccccactgccctgggtggggcaAAGTTAAAGCCACTGCCCCAGACAGGGGGCCAAACCCCAAGGTCTTCAGCCCCAGGTcagggaggggagtgtgtgtgtggctgtaacctgagccccaccacccatggcTGAAGCCtttcggctttggccccaggcagtggggcttgggcttcagccccgggccccagcaagtctaacaccagccctggagaccccattaaaacagggtcccgacccatagtttgagaaccgctggcatAGGGCAAAGGCACTGAACACTGGCACTATTTTCCACATTGAGTGGTAATTTTAGCTGATCACCTGAGGctcacaaaggcacagagaacacagctgctaACAGCATCCTAAAACCACATTGGCCTATATTCCGCTAGCCTGTTTACTACAATGGTACCAGCCAAAGTCATTGCAGAGCAGCGTGGGAAAGTATGCTACCttggaggaaggaataaagcaGCCATTCCTAGAAACCTTTTGAAGAAGActgcagagtatctccatgaaagtttcattgaaatcTTTCTGGAAGACAAAAGGGACATCCCTATGCACATAAAGCATGCTGCATGGACCACCCACTGTCTAACCcaccagggcaatgaaagacagATGACAACGCTATCTCCTCTTGAATGAAAAGttgttccctttgtctgtcttgttaaCTTGGGGATGGACCAGGAACCATCCTTGCATTTAAACACTGCAAGGAAAGGTATACACACACTTATCTGAGCTCTCTTTCACTTCACCAGGCTCATCCACACTTGCCGGGCGGTACTGTGGCATAGTCTCAAGCATGCCCTAGTTTGCAGCATTGCCAGAGTCCCTGGCTGTACGTCGTCATCCTCACTTTTCCACAGTTGTGGGCTGTCTCAGACTCCTCCAATGTATCCGCAATGGTGTGCggggtgctggtggggtctcTGCCAGGTATGGCATGCAGTTTTTGAAGAAGCAGCAGATCAACAGCATAACACCTGGTCCATTGTTGTGCTCCCTGGTCTTGTGGTATCCCAGACAAAAttccttaactttcacacagcagtgctgctgatTCCAGTCATACCCTTTCCCTGCATCCCCCATGCAAGCTGCTTGTAGATGTCAATGTTTCTAAGGCTTgtccatagctgtgcttgcacagcctcttcacCCCACAGGCCCGTgagatccaatacctcctgtcTACACCAGGCAGAAGCGCATCTAATACTTCTCTGTGTGCATGCAGACAGTTAGTTGGGCAGCTGCACACAAGGGTGAGCTGCGAGATGTGCTTGCCaaggtgggcaatcaggaaaagggatTTCAAAAATATGCAGGGGGTTTTAAGGAGGTGGTGATTCTGGTCTCTGTTAGCCCTGTCCAGTGGAGTTTAAGATTGTGGCCAGAGCAGTCATTGTCACAGATAATAGGGCATTctggacagctgctggaggactgttagggttaaCACAGGTCATGCAGCATCTACACCTGCAGTGTTGACTTCAGAGGTGATTTTACTGTATCAGTAAACAGGGCGCTAACGTCGACCAGAGAAAAAATTTTGTAGTAGATATGTGCACAAATAGGTCAATGCAAGGTAATTTACATCAATCTAACTTTGTAGCGCAGACGAGGCCTTAAGgtcagtgtagacacatcctgtCTAGCACATATGCTCAAAATAGAAGGGCTCTCAAGTTCTCAGATAGACTGTGCTAGAGATCGGTTCTTGTGATTCAGCATGGTTCCTCAAACAGTCTCATTGCAGGCACTCCTActcaatttttttcttgtaaatggCAGAACATTACAGCATCCCTAACCTTTTTAATtgcaaataaagtcactataaaAGGAAACGTACTTCAAGCACTGCATGTATTCCCATTGTGCCTGGAGATACTAGGCAAAGGTTGCTTGTCAGAAGATATCATTTCAGTGAAAAGGGAAAGTGACTTTATGGCCTCCCATCTTACTCAACGGGAAGTGGCTGAAGTGCCTCTCATCAGCACTCTGAGGAATCGGCAGTAAGCGATAGAAGTTTCACTAGTTTGTTTTCAAAGTGACGTGATGATAAACACTGACAAGCTGCATAGCTAATGTCCCCAGAGAACGGGACCTGTGAAGTCAGTACAGGTACATTCTGGGGAAGCCAGTACCCACAataggtacagtagaacctcagttacgaacatctcgggaatggaggctgttcataattctgaaatgttcgtaactctggttatgtgatggttgttctttcagaaatttacaactgaacattgacttaatacagctttgaaactatgatacagaagaaaaatgctgcttttaaccatcttaatttaaatgaaacaagcacagaaacaatttctttaccttgtcaaatctttaaattttccctttaattttttagtagtttatgtttaacatagTACAGtgctgtatttgtttgttttgtatctgCTGCcatctgattgtgtacttccgatttcaaatgaggtgtgtggttgacttgTCAGTTCAGAACTCcggtgttcgtaattctgaggttctactttatAGCCACTTCCCCAGGAATTTTAGCAACAGGAAGCTATTTCAAGTCACAACTTGTGGACACCAACCCCACTCATTTCCTATTGCATTTCTTAGCTCACAGAGTCAAGATGCCATGTGAAAGAATTTCCCATGGAGTCATATGCATAGCCTTCAGCCAGATCTACTGAAGTGAGAAGGAAAACTTGCCTTGTAGTCTTACAGCTAGCTCATCGGATGGCCAGAAAAAAGAACTCTGGGCGTGAAACAGAGTGGTCAGCACACTCCCAGCCTTGTTACAAGAGAGCAGCACAGCACATTCAATCGCAAGCCAAGACACTAAACAATTCTGTTCACATTTGTTACACTAATAGCAATCATAAGTTTCCCTGCTGAATGTCTCCATCTGTTACATTGACttcctcattgatttcaatttcactGCCATTAAGAGCTCTTCACGTACTTTAAATATACATGTAGCAGCAAGATGGAAAACAATGAACACGGGAAAATAATGCATTTATATTTTCTATTGTATGCCACAATTTAGTTTCAGTTCAAGTTGCTATCCTTTTGAAAAGATAATCTTTACAACATAGATGCACCGCTTTACTGGTAACCCAATTTGCAGAGAATCAATaggacccctctcccccatcacctCTACTTTACCTATGACCTCCCTCCTTCGTCATTTCTTCCAGACATCTTCATGCTCACTTCCATGCGATCACTTAGACCTGGAATGTCTGCACTGAACCCATCCATAAGGCCACTACAATGTCTTCCTTCTGTGGCCCACAAAGTCGTAAGATCTCCTTGTCCTCCACCAGATCAGGCTAAGGAAGCTCAAAGGTGGTGGTGGGTGATCTGCAACTCTGGGGCCTGCTTCTGGTCCTTTGTTGTACCATATCTCTGGGCAGCATCCACTAGCTTCTTGGACTCctctgaggagcagtgggcactgacCTGGGTTCGCTAATTCGTGTTCCCCCTTGGATACCTTGTTTTGGCCCTATGACCTTTTACTTTTGTCCCTATTTCTCATGTTTTGCCCAGGCTTTGGGTCTCTCCCCTCAGTTGAGAGGATGGGCTTTTATTGTCTGTCCCAGTACTCATGATAGGTACACTCTTCCAGCAAGTCCCTCTCCAAGATCCACTTCTACCTGATGCCCACATGAAGTTAATATCTAACAGCTACATTGAGGGGCAGTAAGGGGCAGTttgaatttttatatataaatattcactTTGCTtgtctccccccctctccccacccccactgttcTTCTGAGTCgaactagattgtaagctctttgaggcagagactgtgtCTTCTGACATGGCCCAGCACGTGGTGGGTGTTAGCATTTGAAGTCCATCTCgggtgtttataaaaaaaaatgctcccCATAGGATTCTAACAGCCTTGAGCTTCCTGAGTCACATGCTTTACCATACAGTGTGAGAAGTGTCACCTGAGCTCTGCATTTCCTGGGTTCATAAGGTCTGTGGGGTTTTATTCCTTATAACGCTACCTTCTTGAAAAAAGGCAACCTGAACTTCTCACTCCCTTGTTTTTGGATTTGAACTCTGATGTTATACAGGGGCATGAGTAAAACAGCAGGGAGTCCACCAGTAAGCTTAAAGCCACATGAGCAATTTTCTGTGCATGAAGAACAAGAACTAGACTAAAAGGAAGTCTGGCTAAAAAGTGTATAGGAGATGCTGGACATTCAAATAATATATGAATGAATGCTTCTCAGCCAAGTCATCTTTAAGCCAGTGTTGCTGAAATGCTATAGAGGCTGAATCATTTGTGTTCCTTCCCTGAACGGAAACATTCAGCCTCCGATCCTCTCAAAGTCAGATCCATGTTATGCCCCATTAGCCGCACCTCATGAGAAGTCTGAAAGTCAAACAATTTTTACCTGAGTACCACTACAATGGGACTTTCACTTCCTGTAACCACCATTAGCCCCTTCCAGATCATTAAAGCTGAGGAGACAATCATCCCAAAGTTCAGCACCTGATAATACAGCTGCAATAAGAAAAAGACACTAGGTTATGGGAGCACAGACATGGATATGTAATAACCTTACAGGTGGTGACGTTGTGGAGAACGAGAAAAACAGATTTCCAACAAGTGAGTGACTATGAGGCGTTGCCTTTGCAAGCAGGCTAGGTCTGAAGCAGgggcggatttaccatgaaacataCCATGCCTTGGCACGCGGCCCCCCCAACAACAGGGAGCCCCTGGGCCAGGCACTCAGGCAGCCCACTCTGCGGGGCTGGACTGCAGGGGCAGAAGCTATGGGGGGCAGGAGAACAGGGAGGGAGGCTCAC encodes:
- the SEC11A gene encoding signal peptidase complex catalytic subunit SEC11A yields the protein MLSLDFLDDVRRMNKRQLYYQVLNFGMIVSSALMIWKGLMVVTGSESPIVVVLSGSMEPAFHRGDLLFLTNRIEDPIRVGEIVVFRIEGREIPIVHRVLKIHEKQNGDIKFLTKGDNNAVDDRGLYKQGQHWLEKKDVVGRARGFVPYIGIVTILMNDYPKFKYAVLFLLGLFVLVHRE